ACTTGTTTGTTTAGATTTCCTACCGAATTATTAATCCGAATAAGATCAATATCCTTTTCCAATTGTGAAACGGCATACTGCGCACGCTTGAATCCTTCAGACTCCATTACAGCTTTCAGTTCTGGTTCGAACCCTTTTAATGGCACCAAATATCTCCTCAGCATCTCTCGGCCATTATCCAAGCTATACGCTACAGTAAACGATTGATATTGATTATAGTCATAATAAGGTTTGGATGATTTATTCTCCGGACGAATCGTCGCAACGGCTTGATGAAGTTTTCGGACAGCTTCGATATACTGTTTATCTTTAGAAAAAAGATCCTCATCCGTTAAAAAATTGCCTCCATACGAATCTTCCGCCCTGTTATACATCCAATAGCTGCTACCCGCAAACACACCACTGATTTTGTCTTCAGAAGGCACTCTATTTTCATACCCGGTTAATCCTGATGCAGGAATATATAAGAGAAGACCTAACAATGCAGTATAAATTGCAAATTCAACAGGCACCTTACGAGTCACAATCTGCCAAGTTTTACGAATGATCATTTCTGCTGCAATATAGCCGACAATCGCTCCAATAGCGTATCCACTAATGACCCATCCTATCTGCTGATGCTTCATTTGCGCGAAATAGTTACCCGCAATAAGCATACAGCAAATCATGATTCCCGCTTTAAAAAGAGGATTAAAATACACGAATGCAATGGCCTGACCTGCTTTTTCCGAATGCCGTTTACGGTATAACAGATAGGATAATCCAATAAACAAAGCAGACAATCCTCCATAAATCCACAATTCTACTGAACTAAAAGGATTACCTGAAATATTCATCATTCGAATAAAAGGAGACCAATTATCTAGATTGTTATGGTACGCGGACAGCTCAGGATAACCATATAAATACATCGATAAATGGCTATCCATTAGAAAGATCCCCACTGACGGAAGGAGGAGAAGAGCATAAATTATGATTCCCTGTAAAACAGATTGACCTGAGCATATTCCAACAAAGACACTGAGACAGAACAGGAACAGCGTAAGGACAGTTACCGCGATACACCAGCTCCAAATTTCATTCCCCTGAAAAATATACAAGTTCCCGCCCCACTGCCTAACCAACGCCACAACTGCAGCTGTCAGCCATACGGGAATCAGAAGCAGAAGCAAACCACTAACTAGATGTGAGGTTAGCAAATGCTCGCGACGAAGAGGCAAGCTATGCCACATATCTGATGGCGATTTCGTTTGCAGGTAATAGAATAAAAATAGGCCCGCAACAACAGGGATGCTTACAATGAATATCATCTGCATTTCACCTGTAACACGGAATAAATGATCAATCTCCTGCGGCACCGCATTAGGATTATTACTCATGAACATCTGCAGCGGAAGCGCAAACAAAAGACCGAGTGCATATATAATTCCGATCCAACCGTGCTGGCGGAAGTTCTGGCGAATGATGCTGCTATTAAAGAAGTATCGGCTGCGCGTCATATCCGGCATCCCCCATTTCATAAATAAAAATTTCCTCTAGCGTCAATGGAAGCAAATCGAATACGTAGGGCTCATACACGTGAAAAGCTGCTGTGATTCGCTCACGATCCCCTTTTACTATGTATAGGTTCACGCTACCCCGTCGCTCTTGATGTAAAACCTGCAGCTTCGCCGATATTGCTGTTTCGTGCCGTTCATCTCGAAAGGCTACTTGAATCTTATGGGTATCTGCCTTAAGATCATCCAAATCCTTCTCGATCAGCATTTTTCCAGCATGCATAATCCCGACATGATCGCATAGGTCCTCAATCTCACGAAGATTATGCGAGGAAATTAGGACTGTTAGCTCGCGTTCAGCTACTTCTTGAAACAGTATGTTTTTGATTTGGCGCCGCATCACCGGATCTAACCCGTCAATCGGCTCATCCATGATAAGCACATCTGGCATACAGCTTAAGCTTAGCCAAAATGATGCCTGCCGCTGCATCCCCTTAGAGAAACGACTAAGCTTACGGCTTCTGTCCAGTTGAAAAACAGTTCCCAAATCCTCAAAGCGCTTCTGATTCCAGCCCGGATAGATCGAGCGATAGAAGGCTGCCATTTGCAGCATGGTGGATTGGGGAAAAAAGTAAGGAGAATCCGGCATAAATATAACCCTCTGCTTCGTCTGCGGATGTTCAAATACCACTTCACCATCCACCTTCACGGTCCCCTGATCTGGAGAGTAAATGCCTACTAAGGTCTTGAGCAGCGTAGTTTTACCCGCGCCATTAGACCCGAGCAGCCCATAAATCGTCCCTTTCCGTACCGTTAAAGAGATATCATCAACAGCCTTCTCCCCTTGAAATAACTTGCTGACTCCTCGAATCTCAATCATTACGCTTCCCCCCTTCTCTTTGCTTCTCCACTTGTTGGAATAACGCACTTATCTCAGTTGCGGTGAACCCAAGGTATACTGCTTCTGCCATCAGTCGTAGTAGCTCATCCCGGATCTCTGCTCTTTTGATCTCATTCTGTTCTTTTTTCATTGGGGCTACAAAACTCCCTTTCCCCTGCAGTGAATAGATATAACCCTCACGTTCCAATTCACGGTATGCCTTCTGAATCGTATTGGGATTCACAGTTAGCTGCTGGGATAACGTCCTTACAGAAGGTAGCTGTTCATCCGTCTGCAAAATACCATGCAGAATCATTTCCTTGACCTTATCGGTCAGCTGCTCATATATCGGCTTCCGACTACGAACATCCAATTCGAACATAATCTGCCTCCTTCCACTATCTTGCATTAAATCCATTATGGTGTGTATTAACTGTACTACTATTATTAATACAGTTTAAACTTTTTGTCAATCAAAAAAGGAGTGTCACAGCAGCCAAACACACGTAATAGCGAAAAAACCTGCAAAAATACATTTCTCTAGGATTAGAAGATCGCTAAAGCACTAATTCCTGCAAATCTGCAGTTACCTTTGCTCCAGAAGTAGCATCCAAACCATTGGCATGGAGATGCCTGCACCTTTGCAGTTATTGAACTTTATAAGATGATATCCATTAAAAAAAGATGCACTTTTGCAGGCTTCCTACGATTTGCTAAGCAATGAGGATCAACATCATCATAATCAAAAAAAGTGTCCCAGCAGCCAAACACACGTAATAGCGAAAAAACCTGCAAAAATACATTTCTCTAGGATTAGA
This window of the Paenibacillus sp. FSL R10-2734 genome carries:
- a CDS encoding DUF6449 domain-containing protein codes for the protein MPDMTRSRYFFNSSIIRQNFRQHGWIGIIYALGLLFALPLQMFMSNNPNAVPQEIDHLFRVTGEMQMIFIVSIPVVAGLFLFYYLQTKSPSDMWHSLPLRREHLLTSHLVSGLLLLLIPVWLTAAVVALVRQWGGNLYIFQGNEIWSWCIAVTVLTLFLFCLSVFVGICSGQSVLQGIIIYALLLLPSVGIFLMDSHLSMYLYGYPELSAYHNNLDNWSPFIRMMNISGNPFSSVELWIYGGLSALFIGLSYLLYRKRHSEKAGQAIAFVYFNPLFKAGIMICCMLIAGNYFAQMKHQQIGWVISGYAIGAIVGYIAAEMIIRKTWQIVTRKVPVEFAIYTALLGLLLYIPASGLTGYENRVPSEDKISGVFAGSSYWMYNRAEDSYGGNFLTDEDLFSKDKQYIEAVRKLHQAVATIRPENKSSKPYYDYNQYQSFTVAYSLDNGREMLRRYLVPLKGFEPELKAVMESEGFKRAQYAVSQLEKDIDLIRINNSVGNLNKQVVISDPAEITEFKAILKKEILSMSFDDQTNDKAAVANISPIVNIDGIGSSTFFNYSWSASYHELEKWMEEKGYADKVRTNAEDVESAKLVKIDHKRSAENVYDPDPLLELAGKENQVIDTEDKAVLADILKQQRSYSYKNSDYLIKMVYKGGYTDFVMLKESDLTPGLKALLK
- a CDS encoding ABC transporter ATP-binding protein, with the protein product MIEIRGVSKLFQGEKAVDDISLTVRKGTIYGLLGSNGAGKTTLLKTLVGIYSPDQGTVKVDGEVVFEHPQTKQRVIFMPDSPYFFPQSTMLQMAAFYRSIYPGWNQKRFEDLGTVFQLDRSRKLSRFSKGMQRQASFWLSLSCMPDVLIMDEPIDGLDPVMRRQIKNILFQEVAERELTVLISSHNLREIEDLCDHVGIMHAGKMLIEKDLDDLKADTHKIQVAFRDERHETAISAKLQVLHQERRGSVNLYIVKGDRERITAAFHVYEPYVFDLLPLTLEEIFIYEMGDAGYDAQPILL
- a CDS encoding GntR family transcriptional regulator, with the protein product MFELDVRSRKPIYEQLTDKVKEMILHGILQTDEQLPSVRTLSQQLTVNPNTIQKAYRELEREGYIYSLQGKGSFVAPMKKEQNEIKRAEIRDELLRLMAEAVYLGFTATEISALFQQVEKQREGGKRND